A single genomic interval of Pyrus communis chromosome 7, drPyrComm1.1, whole genome shotgun sequence harbors:
- the LOC137739352 gene encoding pentatricopeptide repeat-containing protein At3g03580-like, whose translation MNRIKSGFGSLPSKTQIRFLCTSILDDPRPQSPFLSEKLASFLDNCSDAFSLRKLHARIFAHGLGNNIFLGCKLLNCYAKFDLLSDSRWVFDRIVNGNLSLWNAILVGYFRAGQFDEVLRRYVDLRRWNIGLDSGAITFALKSCIELGYLGFGRGIHGDALKSGFCSNGFVGSSLIGLHSRCGFVDEAAKVFDEITERDIVVYTSIITGYAQSGDQHACEAFGFARRMQRQGLHPNRVTLVSLLQAASQLETLKEGRSVHGYAIRRGIGGSDEVFETSLVDMYNKCGSPRRAACIFGEMDRKTIGSWNVMIAGCLKMEQPLEAFRLFCQVMEEHFVPDLITLSNGILSCACLNYLRPGKSIHGYIIGAGIQLDLLAATALVDLYSKSNKLIQSRQLFDRMEKKDAISYDVMMTGYLHNNYASEAVDIFVQMIGEGIKPNLGSLLSVISATSELKGIRKGKCIHGLVLRHGFDLNTEVMNQIIYMYAKCGCLDHARQIFNKVRYRDLVSWTSMMMGYVYHGHADEAVTLFRSMQIELAQHDLVTLITLLQAICQLGSLSFAKEVHCHLYRADINNDISLTNSLITTYSKCGKLNMAANLFEHAVERCPTSWNTMILAYGVHGKCKEALTLFEQMKSEKVVPDEVTFTSVLTACSHSGMVNEGLRVFKSMVEEHSIIPREEHYGCMVDLLSRAGLLEEAYNLIKSMPSDLTASPLKTLLAACKVHGNTEMGEVLGRRLLDLDPENSSAIALVSNLYAEGGKWNEVVGIRNTAKQRGLKRTPGYSLIQT comes from the coding sequence ATGAATCGTATTAAATCCGGGTTCGGATCATTGCCCTCCAAAACCCAGATTAGATTTCTCTGCACATCGATTCTCGACGACCCACGCCCTCAATCTCCATTTCTGTCAGAAAAGCTCGCTTCTTTCTTGGACAATTGTTCAGACGCTTTTTCACTGAGAAAACTCCACGCGCGCATTTTCGCTCACGGCCTCGGAAACAATATATTTCTCGGCTGCAAGCTCCTGAATTGCTACGCAAAGTTCGACCTTTTATCAGATTCCAGATGGGTTTTCGACAGAATCGTCAACGGGAATCTGTCTCTCTGGAATGCAATCCTTGTTGGGTATTTCAGAGCCGGTCAATTTGACGAAGTTCTTCGGCGGTACGTAGATTTGAGGCGGTGGAATATCGGGTTGGATAGCGGTGCCATTACGTTTGCTTTGAAAAGTTGTATCGAGTTGGggtatttgggatttggacgAGGGATTCATGGGGATGCTCTGAAGTCTGGGTTTTGTTCAAATGGATTTGTGGGTTCGTCGCTCATCGGGTTGCATTCTAGATGTGGGTTTGTTGATGAAGCAGCTAAAGTGTTCGATGAAATTACTGAGAGAGATATTGTTGTCTACACTTCGATTATTACTGGTTATGCTCAGAGTGGCGATCAACACGCTTGCGAGGCTTTTGGGTTTGCACGCCGTATGCAGAGGCAAGGATTGCATCCAAATCGGGTCACTCTTGTTAGCTTACTTCAGGCAGCGTCGCAGTTAGAGACACTGAAAGAAGGACGTTCGGTCCATGGCTATGCTATTAGAAGAGGAATTGGTGGTTCGGATGAAGTATTCGAAACAAGTCTCGTGGACATGTATAACAAATGTGGATCCCCTAGAAGGGCAGCCTGCATTTTTGGCGAAATGGATAGAAAGACTATTGGTTCTTGGAATGTGATGATTGCTGGTTGTCTTAAAATGGAACAGCCCTTGGAGGCTTTCCGCCTTTTCTGTCAAGTGATGGAAGAACATTTTGTCCCGGATTTGATAACTTTGTCCAATGGGATTCTGTCTTGTGCTTGCTTGAATTATTTGCGTCCAGGAAAGAGTATCCACGGTTACATTATTGGAGCTGGTATTCAGCTTGATCTATTGGCAGCCACCGCTCTGGTCGATCTATACTCCAAATCAAACAAGTTGATCCAGTCCAGGCAACTATTTGATAGAATGGAGAAAAAGGATGCTATATCTTATGATGTGATGATGACGGGCTATCTCCACAATAATTATGCCAGCGAAGCTGTGGACATCTTTGTCCAAATGATTGGAGAAGGTATTAAACCAAACCTAGGTTCCTTGTTGAGTGTAATTTCTGCTACTTCTGAGCTGAAAGGCATAAGAAAAGGCAAGTGCATCCACGGTCTTGTATTAAGACACGGGTTTGACTTGAATACTGAAGTTATGAATCAAATTATCTACATGTACGCAAAATGTGGTTGTTTAGACCATGCGAGGCAAATCTTTAACAAGGTGAGATATCGGGATTTGGTCTCATGGACTTCAATGATGATGGGTTATGTTTACCACGGCCATGCCGATGAAGCCGTAACATTGTTTCGATCGATGCAAATTGAGCTGGCGCAACATGATTTAGTTACTCTGATAACTTTGCTTCAGGCAATTTGTCAGCTTGGAAGTCTGAGTTTTGCAAAAGAAGTCCACTGTCACTTGTATCGAGCTGATATAAACAACGATATATCTCTCACCAATTCTTTAATCACGACTTATTCCAAGTGTGGGAAATTAAATATGGCTGCTAATCTATTTGAGCATGCAGTTGAACGGTGTCCGACATCATGGAACACGATGATCCTTGCATATGGGGTGCACGGGAAATGCAAGGAGGCCCTAACGCTCTTTGAACAGATGAAAAGTGAGAAGGTTGTCCCTGATGAAGTAACCTTTACATCAGTTCTCACCGCTTGCAGCCATTCCGGTATGGTAAACGAGGGCCTACGAGTTTTCAAGTCCATGGTTGAGGAACATTCCATAATCCCACGTGAAGAACACTATGGTTGTATGGTCGATTTACTAAGCCGAGCAGGATTGCTTGAAGAAGCATATAATCTGATCAAATCCATGCCATCAGATCTTACTGCTTCTCCACTGAAAACCCTGCTTGCCGCTTGTAAAGTACACGGAAATACGGAGATGGGTGAGGTTTTGGGAAGGCGGCTCTTGGACTTAGATCCCGAGAACTCAAGCGCGATCGCCCTGGTGTCAAATTTGTATGCAGAAGGTGGAAAGTGGAACGAAGTAGTCGGAATAAGAAACACCGCAAAACAGAGAGGTCTTAAAAGAACTCCAGGTTATAGTCTGATACAGACTTGA
- the LOC137739349 gene encoding probable mitochondrial saccharopine dehydrogenase-like oxidoreductase At5g39410, which yields MPELQPQTTASPPSYDLIILGASGFTGKYVVREALKFLNTPASPLKSLALAGRNPTKLTQTLKWAAHPNSPPSIPIITADTTDPPSLHRLCTQTTLILNCVGPFRLYGDPVVAACAETGCDYLDICGEPEFMERMEAQYHGKAAETGSLVVSACGFDSVPAEFGLMFNSRQWVDPAVPNRVEAYVSLESEKRIVGNLGTYESAVLGVANADKLQELRRSRPRRARPAIPGPPPKGPTIEHQKDIGLWAVKLPSADAIVVRRTLGFLTENPHGLPGRNESSEHIEKREAFWSTVKPAHFGVKIGTKSLLGILRIMTVGIFIGLLGRFSFGRWLLLKFPSFFSVGWFRKKGPSEDEVRSASFKMWFVGHGFSDSSLVSQGSRKPNMEIITRVMGPEIGYLTTPIILLQCALIVLSDRDNLPKGGVLPAGIVFGPTGLQERLQENGISFDVISKKALSG from the exons ATGCCGGAACTTCAACCCCAAACCACCGCCAGCCCTCCTTCCTACGATCTCATAATCCTCGGCGCCTCCGGCTTCACCGGCAAGTACGTCGTCAGAGAAGCTCTGAAATTTCTGAACACGCCCGCCTCCCCTCTCAAGTCTCTAGCTTTAGCCGGTCGCAACCCAACCAAACTAACCCAAACCCTCAAATGGGCAGCCCACCCGAACTCACCACCGTCCATCCCCATCATCACCGCCGACACCACCGATCCACCGTCTCTCCACCGCCTCTGCACCCAAACCACCCTGATCCTCAATTGCGTCGGCCCCTTCCGTCTCTACGGTGATCCCGTCGTCGCTGCCTGCGCCGAAACCGGCTGCGACTACTTGGATATATGCGGGGAGCCTGAGTTTATGGAGAGGATGGAGGCGCAGTACCATGGCAAGGCGGCGGAGACCGGTTCGTTGGTGGTTTCGGCATGTGGTTTCGACTCTGTTCCGGCGGAGTTTGGGTTGATGTTCAATTCGAGGCAGTGGGTCGACCCGGCTGTGCCGAACCGGGTTGAGGCTTATGTGAGCTTGGAGTCGGAGAAGAGGATTGTTGGGAATTTAGGGACGTACGAATCGGCGGTGCTGGGTGTGGCAAATGCCGATAAGTTGCAGGAGCTCCGGCGGTCCAGACCCAGAAGAGCTAGGCCTGCG ATTCCTGGTCCTCCTCCTAAAGGACCAACCATAGAACATCAGAAAGATATTGGCCTTTGGGCTGTGAAGCTACCTTCAGCAGATGCTATCGTTGTACGTAGAACACTTGGATTTCTGACTGAAAACCCCCACGGGCTTCCTGGGAGGAACGAGAGTTCTGAGCACATTGAGAAAAGAGAAGCCTTCTGGTCAACAGTGAAGCCAGCTCATTTCGGGGTGAAGATAGGGACCAAGTCACTGTTGGGCATTTTGCGTATCATGACGGTCGGAATCTTTATTGGGCTCTTGGGTAGATTCTCCTTTGGGAGGTGGCTTCTTCTGAAATTTCCCTCATTTTTCAGTGTTGGATGGTTCAGGAAGAAGGGTCCCTCCGAGGATGAGGTGAGAAGCGCTTCGTTTAAGATGTGGTTTGTTGGACATGGTTTCAGCGACAGCAGTCTTGTTTCGCAGGGAAGCAGAAAACCTAACATGGAAATAATAACAAGAGTGATGGGGCCTGAGATTGGTTATTTGACCACCCCGATAATTCTACTTCAGTGTGCTCTGATTGTTCTGAGCGACCGCGACAACCTTCCAAAGGGAGGAGTTCTCCCAGCTGGCATTGTGTTTGGCCCAACTGGTCTTCAGGAAAGGCTCCAAGAGAACGGGATTTCTTTCGATGTCATTTCGAAGAAAGCTCTTTCTGGTTAA